A genome region from Carassius carassius chromosome 23, fCarCar2.1, whole genome shotgun sequence includes the following:
- the lmf2a gene encoding LOW QUALITY PROTEIN: lipase maturation factor 2a (The sequence of the model RefSeq protein was modified relative to this genomic sequence to represent the inferred CDS: inserted 2 bases in 1 codon), producing the protein MGEIRLPRHMFLWCLSAIYMFAFASLYVQIPGLYGNKGVLPARWHLRVSGKSVVEQLKDSPTLLWFGPRLGLDMQQCMELLSLTGALLSLMTLALPVLRDCRVFLLLWILNLSLYQLRRGVFKLASRCPTWWGLTALTYHYETQCIPTPLAWFAHQLPGWFQKLSVVGTFVIEIAVPFMFFSPIRRHRLAAFYMQVLLQVLIILSGNYNFFNILTITLCLSLLDDQRELLAPKTHAKDREQYGYAYVKLSIIADSVLLVGRDVRDQHISSGQLWLRRQSLFAISLLFKNDDSNNEVCVQVPYTYFEYDAHSNLCPGVRMVFELTDRYQLVNSYGLFRRMTGVGGRPEVVIEGSMDRNTWTEIEFMYKPGNMSRAPPVVAPHQPRLDWQMWFAALWPHTQSPWFSSLLYRLLQGKRDVIRLIQTDESPYPFSEQPPAYLRAHHYKYWLSEPKEDGSYPQRWWRQVYVXEFYPMVHLGDSYLEQMLVQHGLKDKAPPRRSLDAWLPQLLHHVGEHAHEMPTPLLLWTLFSSAATLCLLNSLRSHAHHHQHESLQNKHADKPTAGPTRSNVEEEDEKKHEEDAKEQEEDAASEEEPKVEIKEEVDSLRKRK; encoded by the exons ATGGGAGAAATAAGGCTGCCAAGGCACATGTTTTTGTGGTGCCTGTCTGCTATTTATATGTTTGCCTTCGCGTCTCTGTATGTGCAGATTCCAG GTCTGTATGGGAACAAGGGTGTGCTGCCGGCGCGGTGGCATCTGCGAGTGTCTGGGAAGAGTGTCGTGGAGCAGCTGAAGGATTCTCCCACGCTGCTGTGGTTCGGTCCTCGTCTGGGCTTGGACATGCAGCAGTGCATGGAGCTGCTGAGTCTGACCGGAGCTCTGCTCAGTTTAATGACTCTGGCTCTGCCAGTGCTCAGAGACTGCAGAGTCTTCCTGCTGCTCTGGATACTCAATCTGTCCCTCTACCAG TTGCGTCGGGGTGTCTTCAAACTGGCCAGCCGCTGTCCCACCTGGTGGGGCTTGACCG CTTTGACCTATCACTATGAGACGCAGTGTATCCCGACCCCGCTGGCCTGGTTTGCTCATCAGCTGCCGGGGTGGTTCCAGAAGCTCAGTGTGGTGGGAACGTTTGTGATCGAGATCGCCGTTCCCTTCATGTTCTTCAGCCCTATACGAAGACACAGACTCGCCGCCTTCTACATGCAG GTCCTGCTTCAGGTGTTGATCATCCTGTCTGGGAATTATAACTTCTTTAATATTCTCACCATCACCCTGTGCCTGTCTCTGCTGGATGACCAACGTGAACTTCTGGCTCCGAAGACCCACGCCAAAGACCGAGAGCAGTATGGATACGCTTACGTTAAACTaag CATCATTGCAGACTCTGTTCTCTTGGTTGGCCGTGATGTCAGAGATCAGCACATATCCAGTGGGCAGTTATGGCTGCGGCGACAGTCTCTGTTCGCCATCAGTCTG TTGTTTAAAAATGATGACTCTAATAATGAAGTGTGTGTGCAGGTTCCCTACACCTACTTTGAGTATGATGCACACAGTAACCTCTGTCCTGGCGTCCGGATGGTGTTTGAGCTGACTGACCGTTACCAGCTGGTCAACTCATACGGATTGTTCCGGAGGATGACCGGCGTCGGAGGCCGTCCAGAAGTGGTCATCGAGGGCAGTATGGATCGCAACACATGGACG GAGATCGAGTTCATGTATAAGCCGGGGAACATGAGCAGAGCGCCCCCTGTGGTGGCTCCGCACCAGCCCAGGCTGGACTGGCAGATGTGGTTTGCAGCTCTTTGGCCGCACACACAGAGCCCCTGGTTCAGCAGCCTCCTATACAGACTCCTGCAGGGCAAGCGAGACG TGATCAGACTCATTCAGACAGATGAGTCTCCGTATCCGTTCAGCGAACAGCCTCCTGCATACCTCCGAGCTCACCACTACAAGTACTGGTTGAGCGAGCCCAAAGAGGACGG gtcATATCCCCAGAGATGGTGGAGACAGGTGTACGT GGAGTTCTATCCCATGGTGCACCTTGGTGACTCTTACCTTGAACAGATGCTGGTTCAACATGGTTTGAAG GATAAGGCTCCTCCGAGGCGCAGCTTGGATGCTTGGCTGCCACAGTTATTGCATCATGTAGGTGAACATGCCCATGAGATGCCGACTCCTCTTCTGCTCTGGACTCTCTTCAGCTCGGCCGCGACCCTGTGTCTCCTCAACTCTCTGCGATCACATGCACATCACCACCAGCACGAATCTCTCCAGAACAAACACGCAGATAAACCGACCGCAGGACCAACTCGCTCCAATgtggaggaagaggatgagaagAAACATGAAGAAGATGCAAAAGAGCAGGAAGAAGATGCAGCAAGTGAAGAAGAACCGAAAGTAGAAATTAAAGAGGAAGTGGACAGCCTCAGGAAAAGGAAGTGA
- the miox gene encoding inositol oxygenase — MRVVNLGPDPSLAYRPSSHEKDKSEFRNFESGALFDRVFNTYKLMHTYQTLDFVKQKHQEWANCNHFSMSMMKNIDSLDELVDESDPDVDFPNSFHAFQTAEGIRKEHPDKDWFQLVGLIHDIGKIMALYGEPQWAVVGDTFPVGCKFQNSIVFRNLTFEGNPDGKNPALNTEFGIYEPKCGLDNILMSWGHDEYLYRVMKFNKCTIPEEGLYMIRFHSFYPWHSDGDYMHLCNEKDLQMLPWVKEFNKFDLYTKSTELPDMESLRPYYQSLIDKYCPGILRW, encoded by the exons ATGAGGGTGGTGAACCTG GGTCCAGATCCCTCTCTGGCATATCGCCCTAGCAGTCATGAGAAAGACAAATCAGAATTCAGGAACTTTGAG AGTGGAGCTCTCTTTGACCGTGTGTTTAATACGTACAAGCTGATGCACACATACCAAACACTGGACTTTGTCAAACAGAAG CATCAGGAATGGGCGAACTGCAATCACTTCAGCATGAGCATGATGAAGAACATTGATTCCCTGGACGAGCTTGTTGATGAATCTGACCCCGACGTTGACTTCCCAAACTCTTTCCATGCCTTCCAGACTGCAGAGGGAATCCGTAAAGAGCATCCTGATAAAG ATTGGTTCCAGCTAGTCGGTTTGATCCATGACATCGGAAAAATCATGGCCTTGTATGGGGAGCCGCAG tggGCTGTAGTTGGAGATACCTTCCCAGTGGGATGCAAGTTCCAAAATTCAATAGTGTTCAGAAACTTAACGTTTGAAGGCAATCCGGATGGAAAGAACCCTGCACTCAA CACAGAATTTGGGATTTATGAACCAAAATGTGGACTTGATAACATCCTGATGTCTTGGGGACATGATG AGTATTTATACCGGGTAATGAAGTTCAACAAATGCACCATCCCTGAGGAG GGTCTTTACATGATTCGCTTCCACTCCTTCTATCCCTGGCACTCTGACGGAGACTACATGCACTTATGCAACGAGAAAGACCTGCAGATGCTGCCCTGGGTCAAAGAGTTTAA CAAGTTTGATTTGTACACCAAGAGCACTGAACTACCGGACATGGAGAGTCTGAGGCCGTATTATCAGTCTCTGATTGACAAGTACTGCCCCGGGATACTGCGCTGGTGA
- the LOC132101988 gene encoding protein ADM2-like yields MMRSLLLVCVFVLPLQTLALPLSNRSSFPSKPGKLPETRGGNAMETITIPSIASSAGARERRAVWRALLHKGPPAKQANTLANQNREHFRERRHVLRGHPQGQLMRVGCILGTCQVQNLSHRLYQLKGHSGRQDAPINPRSPHSYG; encoded by the exons ATGATGAGATCTCTGCTGCTcgtctgtgtgtttgtgctgccTCTGCAAACACTCGCGCTGCCGCTGAGCAACAG ATCGAGTTTTCCCAGCAAACCCGGGAAGCTTCCAGAAACACGGGGTGGTAATGCCATGGAAACCATCACCATTCCTTCAATAGCTTCGAGTGCCGGGGCAAGAGAGCGCCGTGCGGTCTGGAGGGCCCTCCTGCATAAAGGACCCCCGGCGAAACAGGCCAACACACTGGCCAATCAAAACAGGGAACATTTCCGAGAACGTCGCCATGTGCTCAGAGGTCACCCGCAGGGTCAGCTGATGCGTGTGGGATGCATCCTCGGCACATGTCAGGTACAAAACCTCAGCCACCGTCTCTATCAGCTGAAAGGCCACAGTGGACGGCAAGACGCACCAATCAATCCCAGAAGTCCACATAGTTATGGATAA